A window of Camelus ferus isolate YT-003-E chromosome 1, BCGSAC_Cfer_1.0, whole genome shotgun sequence genomic DNA:
GCTTAGGCTTGGGGTCGTGTTCGTCCAGTTTCACACATGCTTCTCTCAGGGATTCTAGGGTGATCATGTAGAACCACTTTTATGCTGCTGTTTTGGCTTTGTTCTTCCGAACCCGTGCTGTTAGTATAAATTCAAACCCTGCACCTGTCTACGGATAGCACCATGATTATGAGTTACCAGGGAGACTTTTCAAGACCAAGAGGGGAAAGGCCAGCTTCTGAGTCACTTCCTGTGCTGGCAGGTACATTTTCCAGTTTCACTTCTCTGAGGGCGAAGCTCCCTGAGGATCCCAGCTTCACTGGGGTCTTCAGTTCTAGCTTCTGGCCTTGAGTGCAGGCAGACCTTCGTCTTCTGTTTCCACGTGGGCACTAAAACTCGACTTCAGGCTGTGGGGACCAGCAAACTCCACGAGCTTCCACCCACCGCCTTCCCTCCTGGATTTCGGCCCCCCTCTTTGATTCCTAGAGGGCTCCCCTACAATCTCAGAGCTTGCTGATGCATTTAAAATGCTATGTGTTACATACTGGCAGGATTTTCTGATTACCTAAGCCTCCCTTAATGCTGAAAATGAACACCTAGTGTCTGTATGTTTGTGtctataaaataaactgaaagtaaGAGTCAGAGGTGAAGCGTCCTTGGGGGAGTGGAGAAGGGTGAGGTCATCATAGGAAGCCTGTCATGTCATCTAGATTGTAATAAGCCATATGTATACACACGTACAGTGTGTTATAGAGCTATAATTTCCTTTAcgtgagaaaaaggaaatgaacataATGAAGTGTTACCGGCCACGGGCATACAAGAGTTAGGATATCCTTTAgacttttctctggtttgtcaaTTTCTCAGAAgctaagaaaaatgaaggaagaaggagaaggatcAGAAAGAAGGATCTGAGGACGGCGCAGCGCTCCTGTCCCCAGAGCTAGGCTGTGGGACGCCCGCCTGCCCTGTGGGCCGCCCACCTGCCCTGTGGGCCGCCCCTTCGACATCTCTTCATGAGACCCTGGGGTGCCGGGAGGGGGGCTAAGGCCTTTACCTTCTCCTGGTACAAtttatgaagccactgagccgcTTCCTTTTCATCCAGTGGAATCTCTTCCAGAGGAAATCTCCTGTTTTATTAAGAAAAGTGAAAGCAAAGTGAATCACCAGATGACATCAGACTGGAAAGGGGAGAAACAAATCATTGTGCATCAGGGCTGGTTGTCTATCGTGCCTTTTCTATTCAAATCTGACTCTCAATTTCTGAAAACACACAAATGTCAAAGCAGCCTCTCCTTGGGCATACGCTGGTGCTCCGAGGGGGCCGGGAGGCGCTCTGTGTTCACGGGACCGTGGGAGCACCACACAAGGGACGCCCGGGAGCAGGTAGCTGAgcgggccccacccccagctccaccaCGAAGGCTCATCGTTTTTTCGCAAGAGTTCTGGTCTCTCTTAATAGTTCATTCCTTGGAAGTAACCTTGACTGGGTGTGTCTCATGATTACGAGTTTCACAAATGAAATCTACAGCTTCAAATATGAAGAGCAAGATAGATTTAGAAACTTTAATCTCAGTTAACAAATGACTGACTTCAATTAGGAAACGGACTTACATTTAACCTCACCACCAGCTGGCCTGCCAGCCCCACGAGGGGCAGTGTCTACCTGGTGAGACACGGCAGGGCAGGGGCCACGTGCCACGGCCACTGTAGTACCTCAACATTGCCGGGAGGGGCTGCCGAACACACGCGTGAGCTAGAATACTTAACCCGGGGCCTGGCTGCCCATCGGGGAAGGACCACAGtgagagaagagacaggagaaatTTCCACGGCCAGAGGTAAATCTCCTTGTTTCAAGGTGtctccatctttttctctctgagaaCTGAGAACGTCAGGTTTTGTGTGTTTTACCTGTTGGTCTTTACCATATTCTAAATGAAAACTTGAGAAATTTTACAAGCATGCATGTGATCAGACATCCGAGCAATGCTGGTGCCACACATCACGCAGCCTCTGGGAAACTCTACTGTATGCGCAAAGGAGTGAGGAAGACATATAACCTCCTAGTAAACAAAATGGGTTAACTTTGTGGACCATCAGTAGCAGGTATGGAGCTGACACAGAGGCGGGGCTGCACGATTTGTACACACACAGGGAATGCCCTGCCTTTCTGGCAGTGGAAAGGTGCTGGGGGGCTCCAGGAGTCCCCAGACCACAGATACCACTTCAGGAAGGAAAGGCatcccccagggctctgccaaGGGGGCCGGGAGGTGCTTTGTGCTCATGGGACAGTGGGAGAACCACACAAGGGATGCCCAGGAGCAGTCAGAAGGGGTTTGTCTACAGAGAGAGACGACCACCAAAGTGTCAAACTCACATGATTGTGCTCCCCTGATTTCATATGTGTGACACATATGCCATATACAGGCTCTGCTGTACATCTATTACATGCAggataaagtatataaaataactttaaatgatgataataaatacaatatttattaaatacttcatGAGGCAGAGAAGCTTGGAAAGTCAGAACATGGCAGTGACATGGCCCACCTCCGGGAATGACTCTGATCCCTGACCCTGAGCTTGTGTTTCAGACAGGGATCTACTCTCCAAGTGAAGCCTCAAATGCATTTCACAATGAGCCCAACCAGTGGCCCAGGACGGCTCCCCTCTGACCCCGAGATCCCTGCCCCTCTGGGCCGAAGTCACCAGTGCCAGCAAAAAGTCACTCCGGAAGCAGTGCAGCTTCTAGAAGTTTCCGTAGGAGGGAGAGCCTGCACTGCCCCCTCAAGGAGATATCTGGGTTTCTACATGGGCTGAAAGGCCAGCACCCTGTGTCCACCTTGGGGAGCCCCCTGGGGCCTccaaggaggtgggaggagagggtgcaggggcccctcccttcccacccaacTACAAACTAGGGAGAAGGGCAACCATGTGGTCgtttccctccctctgctcccagagTGTGCCTGGAGCACAGCTTGCCTGCCTGAGGCCTGGGGGGGAATCCAGGGAAGGTACCCCCTCCACGCCCCACGGTGTTCAGGTTCCAGGGCAGGCCTTGGGACAGGCCCGTGAGCCGCAGCCACCTTCCCCCAAGCCCCACGGTTCTGCAGCTGCAGCAGCGAAGCCTTTCAGAAACTCTGTTCTCTCTGATCCCGCTGCCTGCCTCCACCTATCTCTACCCTCCTGCTCTGCAtacagtagacactcaataaatgctgactGCACAAGTTAACCAGAACAGTTTCTGATAACCTAGGGACATTTTAAGGGCTACGTGGGGCCCCGCTTCCGACTGAGGTTTGCTTCTGGAGATTTCTCCGGTGTCCCTGCGGCCAGccagccccagcagccctgcaTTAACCAACCGGATGTCCTTGAGGCAGGGCTGACTCTGAGCAGTGCGGCTGAGGCTGGCTGGGGTGGAACTCCAAGGCTCAGCCCAAGGTCgccaggagctggaggccagGTGCGTGGCCGAGGTCAGGGTGGCCGTACACCATGAAAGGGGGCCACGTGGGTGTTCTACTTGGGCTGGGACAGCTTGTCCTTCTCCTGCCTGTGAAAGTCCTACACACCGCGCAAATCTTAGCTCAGACGCTTCTTCCGAAAAGCCCCTGCTCCCTTCAAGGGGAGGGGTCACTCTTCCCTCAGAGCTTCTTAAACATTCTGCATGCACCTCGCACCCCACTCCTTGGCTTCCTACTGTCCTCCCTGGTGCGGGTCCTGGCTGGATGGTGGAACTCCGCACCACCCCCACGTGGGAGCAGCGGGGAGGTGAGAGGGGCGGTGCGCCgcgagccccgccccgcccggccccgcccccgcgggAGCAGGCTGAGCTCACCTCACACACATGTCCGCCTCGTACTTCTTCCCGTACAGGATCCCCAGCAAAGACGGGTTCTTGTTTCCTCGGAAATTCAGCGTGACGTCGTAGACAGCTGCGACTGCAGGGAGGGGCGCAGAGGGTGAGCGGTGCCAGCTGACATCCTGCAGCCCGGCCCACCGCGGTTTGCACCTGGATCGCTGGCTTCTGCGGGCTCCCATCTCTTACTGGCGCATCCAGCTGACTCACATCACCGGACTTACGGCACGTTTGAGTTTCAAGTTGCTGTCTGGCTGCTTCCTACCCGCCTGctctttgtccctttcttttaTCTTGCCTCCTTTTGGCTTAATTTGCTATATACATGTATTCCCCCCCTTTTAAGGTTTTGGTTacacactttttaatttaattatcacTTCAGTTACTTTCCATTAACTAGTATTTTATCACCTCAAAAATGACACAAGAATCTTACAGCACGTAAGGTCCGCTTACTCGATTCTCCCTGTGAGGCTAGCGGCCTCCCGTATTCTACGCGCAATTCACTGATTGGCGTTTTGGCAAATCACTGACTTCGCGGCTCGCTCTGCTCGGGGCGCAGGGGCGGCGCGGTCCCGGCGGGGCGCTCACCTGTCCCGCGGAGGCACTGGACCGCGGTGGTGAAGCCCTTGGTCCGAGGCAGCAGGTGGTACTTGAGGGCGGGCAGCCCTTTGGAGGCGGCCACCTCCATGCTGACGCGGTGCTTCTTCTCCGTGAAGCGCGTGCCCTCGCAGTACAGGAGAAACTGGGCCGGACCCGGGACGCGGGTCAGCGCGGGCGCCGAGGCCGGGCGCCACCCCGCAGGCCCCGTGACGCCCGCGCGCGACCCCGGCCCGCGGCAGTCTTGTGGGGAGGACACCCGCCCCCGTCCCGCGCGCGAGCAGCGCGGCGCGAGCAGAGAGGCTGCGCCGTTCCAGCCGCGGCCACGCTCGCGCGCAGACAGCTTTGCCCTTCCAAGGAGTGAAAAGACGCCTCTCCCAGAGAAGGCGCAGCGCGCCCCCCCCCCGACAGCAGCGTTCGGAGGGCGCCCGGAAGCCGTCTTGCACCCACTAGCCCAACGCGAGTCACAGACGCCGGGCACGTAAGAGCCGGTTCTCGAGGAACTGCCGTCAGGGACCAGTAAGAGGGGTTCGGCGGGGAACTCAGGCCTAAACCGACTGACGCGAGCTTCGGGACGGCCGTCCACCAGCCTCCGTCCGCTCGGgccggccccgccctgccccgagGGGCAGCTCTCTTAAGTGCAGGGCCAGCCTCCGCGGAGCCCAAGCACACGGCGACCCGCGGGCGGCAGCTCCCTCACCTGGCTCCACACGAGAGCCTGCCTGCAGAGAGGCTCCTCAGCCGGGGCGCTCGGCAGACGGAGCGCCGACTCAGCCCAGCAGGCTCTCCTCCGGCGGCCGGCTGTGCAGTGGGGGCGCCCTGCGCACAGCGGGTCCCACGGGGCCGGCGGGAAGCAGGCGGTCCTCGAGGCCCCGAGGGGCGGGGCACAGCTTCCCTGGTGCTCAGAGGGCCTGCTCGGTTGACAGCTAACAACTCGGGCTGCCTTCCTGGCACCGCGGGGCTCCCCTCACGCTGCCTCACTCACCCACATGTATTCGGGGTAGTCAGCCAGGCGCTTCAGTCCTTCGATGACGGTGTCCCGGTCTTCCTCCCACTTCCGTTTGCAGAATACGATCTCCAGGAAGTACCAGGTCCAGCCGATGAGGGGCACGTAAAGCAGCTCCCTTTTAGCCAGGACTTTGGAActctgggggggagggggcagctggtgCATCAGGGCAGCCGGGTCCCAGAAGGCAGCACTGCCTCAGGCCACCCCCAAGACTGGCTGTCATCGGGAGCCCCtgactctgagtgtggggaccaGCACGGCCCAGACGAGGAAACCATGGAAAGACCTGGCTGGCACAGGCCGATGCtggcaggcgggcgggcggggagcCCAGGGCACAGACTGCACACTGGACTCCTGGGGCTGCTCTGACCACCAGGCCCAGGGGTCCCTGGGGATGATGCCAGGGTCATATCCCACAAGCTTCCAAGCAGAGGCCCCCTCGGCCTGTCTTATCTGAGGCAGCTGAGCTGACCAGGGAGGAAGGAGCTATGAGAGGAAGTGCAGTGACACCTGATCACTCGAGCCAGCCCCccggggagctgggggcagcctgcagccccaggcacCTGCGGGCAGCCATTCACCCGGACTCCTAGCTTGGAGGGACTGGGGCGAGACCCAGAGGCAAGGGAAACCCAGAGCCACGCCCGCACCTCCCGGGGCCCCGGGCCCCCGCGCTGCTCACCCCCAGCACACCGAATCGCTCGCACATGGTCCACCCGCAGAGGAAGTCGATTTCGAAGTTGTGATTGAGGATAATGACCGCGTGCTCCTTCCCAAAGCGGGCCACCGTGGCCTGGTCGGTGAACAGGGTGCACGCAGTGCACGACCACCACTCCAGTAGCATGACCAGCTCTGCAGACACACGGGGAGGGATGTCAGCGAGGTGTGGGTGGCCACCCTCCGGGCCCTCCCTTCCCGCTCCTGATGTGGGTGGGGCTCCTACAGCCTTCATCCAGACTGGGATTTTCTGCTAGAAAGGAGTTTTGATGgcttatatttaataaattaaggtttctaaaattataattacCCTCTCTAAGCAGAAGTCGGGGAGAAGTCAAATGAAAAgcaggagagatggaggaggaaacaCATTTTACGTGGACTTTTCTCTAATCATTGTATCTAAAGGAcgtgatttaaaatattttttcttaaaaatcagataTTCCATAAAATAGTACAGTGAGCAAAGCATTCACTTAATAGAAcacaccattatcatcatcatcatattattattattactatcgaCAACCACTTCTGAGTACCGACAGGACACCAGGAGCTCTGCTCTGTAAGTCGCACCTGGCACCTCATCTAACTCTCAGGCACCTCGGGGTGGCGCTACTATTGTTCCCAAAGCCCAGAGGAAAGGTAACTTGTCCGTGAGTGCTGGAGCTCCGACTTAAGCCCAACACGCCGACTCCAAGGCTCTGTGGAAGGTTTCAGAGGAAGCTTCAAAACGCAGAAGTAACTGAGCAAACTCGGGCCTGGTCCGGCCATAAAGGgaccttaaacttacatatgtCAAGCACAGTCACTCTCATCCACATTACTCTTTACAGAAAGTTTAGGTGGATTTCTTCATCTTCCTGTCGGACTCCGATTCTCCCGTGCGCCGTGGACTGACGGGAAACCACACGCTGCATCCACGGAATAGGGGAGAGGCGACTGCGGGCACACAGCCAGCCCGCGGCCGTGGCCAGCATCACGCCCACCATGGCCAGGCACCCCGGAAGGGTGGTCTTAGATCAGAAAGGACGGCTCCCAGGCTCAGGAAGGTGGCCAGACAGCCTGTCCTTTGTGAGCTGGACACCAACCCCTCCGCTTTCGGAGGGGACCAGCCCTGGAAGACAGAGGCTGGGGAACGCTGACAGGCAGGCAGCCCGGTGTTTAGAGAGGCTCCAAGCCTGACCGCCTGGGCCCATCTCCCCGGTTACAGGAAGGGGCCGACAGTGGCTTCCTCACAGGGCTGCCGGGAGCGCGGAGTGGGGACCAGAACATGAAGTTAACACCTGAGAACCAGGGGGCCAGGGCTGGTTACCCTCCCCAAGAG
This region includes:
- the AGPAT3 gene encoding 1-acyl-sn-glycerol-3-phosphate acyltransferase gamma, with the translated sequence MGLLAFLKTQFVVHLLIGFVFVVSGLVINFVQLCTLILWPVNKQLYRRLNCRLAYSLWSQLVMLLEWWSCTACTLFTDQATVARFGKEHAVIILNHNFEIDFLCGWTMCERFGVLGSSKVLAKRELLYVPLIGWTWYFLEIVFCKRKWEEDRDTVIEGLKRLADYPEYMWFLLYCEGTRFTEKKHRVSMEVAASKGLPALKYHLLPRTKGFTTAVQCLRGTVAAVYDVTLNFRGNKNPSLLGILYGKKYEADMCVRRFPLEEIPLDEKEAAQWLHKLYQEKDALQEMYNQKGVFPGEQFRPARRPWTLLNFLSWATVLLSPLFSFVLGVFASGSPLLILTFLGFVGAASFGVRRLIGVTEIEKGSSYGNQEFKKKE